From the genome of Periplaneta americana isolate PAMFEO1 chromosome 15, P.americana_PAMFEO1_priV1, whole genome shotgun sequence, one region includes:
- the LOC138715581 gene encoding cilia- and flagella-associated protein 58-like: MPSSRIQQALRKEESTYNPPPNKYSSPQATSSQHVLEESTPNPADSIRTPAASAPTSVSRHRQRGQAQLKKAQEEEIRRLRQEAAEMGKMQKQFTEQLAESENERAILENEKEKLKAVIVQLEEDVDEARSQAEKDKEKNEDPE; encoded by the exons ATGCCCTCCAGCAGGATACAGCAAGCACTTAGGAAAGAGGAAAGTACTTACAATCCGCCGCCGAATAAATACTCATCGCCACAAGCAACATCAAGCCAGCACGTGTTAGAGGAAAGTACTCCTAATCCCGCCGACTCTATTCGAACGCCGGCAGCCTCTGCGCCGACATCTGTGTCCCGACACCGTCAACGGGGCCAGGCTCAACTCAAGAAG GCGCAAGAAGAGGAAATAAGGAGATTGCGACAGGAAGCTGCTGAAATGGGGAAGATGCAGAAGCAATTCACTGAACAGCTGGCAGAATCAGAAAATGAACGTGCAATTCTGGAGAACgaaaaggaaaaactgaaagcagTTATAGTTCAACTGGAAGAAGATGTGGATGAAGCCAGGAGTCAGGCAGAGAAGGacaaagagaaaaatgaagacCCTGAATAA